In Maridesulfovibrio sp., a single genomic region encodes these proteins:
- a CDS encoding GNAT family N-acetyltransferase: MTDILDGYEISWAPSIAEIGRDEWNRLARPVHFPFLEWDWLRMVEESGSASPATGWLPAHLLIRSEGKLIGAAPLYVRDQSEGEFIFDRVWVEVAQKGNIPYYPKVVGMSPFTPASGYQFLIAPDAPAGRVTRLICSTLDRFCAVNGLGSSAFNFADPSWAAEMEQYGYAVWRHQGYIWNNDNFYDFDHWLATLNSNRRKTIRRERKALRKEGIRVETLACYEIPDDYFSKMYSCYESTNDKFGVWSCKYLNRHFFDSLKSNMRENIMFTVAYRDDEPEPLAMSMFVFSGDRLWGRYWGCFEEVRFLHFELCYYTPIEWAIANGIRSYDPGMGGEHKARRGFFSTPSYSLHKFTDPSMDLTFKTYIMEVNNLENGYISEMNGLMPLGSSKD; encoded by the coding sequence ATGACCGATATACTGGACGGATATGAAATTTCATGGGCACCTTCCATTGCCGAGATTGGCCGCGATGAATGGAACAGACTTGCCCGCCCCGTGCATTTTCCCTTTCTGGAATGGGACTGGCTGCGCATGGTGGAAGAAAGCGGCAGCGCTTCTCCGGCCACAGGCTGGCTTCCGGCGCATCTGCTGATCCGCAGCGAGGGGAAACTTATCGGTGCCGCGCCTCTGTACGTGCGCGACCAGAGCGAAGGGGAATTCATTTTCGACCGCGTATGGGTGGAAGTGGCCCAGAAAGGGAATATTCCCTATTACCCCAAGGTGGTGGGAATGAGCCCTTTCACACCGGCCTCCGGATACCAATTTCTTATCGCCCCGGACGCCCCGGCAGGCAGGGTTACGAGACTGATATGCAGCACTCTGGACCGCTTTTGCGCGGTAAACGGGCTTGGGAGCTCCGCCTTCAACTTCGCGGACCCGAGTTGGGCTGCAGAAATGGAGCAGTACGGCTACGCGGTCTGGAGGCATCAGGGCTACATATGGAACAACGATAATTTTTACGACTTCGATCACTGGCTGGCCACCCTGAACAGCAACCGCCGCAAAACAATCCGCAGAGAAAGAAAGGCGTTAAGGAAAGAAGGGATACGGGTCGAAACTCTGGCCTGTTATGAAATACCTGACGACTACTTTTCCAAAATGTACAGCTGCTATGAATCGACCAACGACAAATTCGGCGTATGGAGCTGCAAATACCTGAACAGACATTTTTTCGACAGCCTCAAATCGAACATGCGCGAAAACATCATGTTCACGGTTGCGTACAGGGATGATGAGCCTGAGCCGCTGGCTATGTCCATGTTCGTCTTTTCGGGAGACCGGCTCTGGGGAAGGTACTGGGGATGCTTTGAAGAAGTACGCTTTCTGCATTTCGAACTCTGCTACTACACCCCCATAGAATGGGCCATAGCCAACGGAATCCGGTCATACGATCCCGGCATGGGCGGCGAACACAAGGCTCGCAGAGGATTCTTCTCCACTCCCTCCTACAGCCTGCACAAGTTTACCGACCCGTCAATGGACCTGACTTTCAAAACATACATCATGGAAGTCAATAATCTTGAAAACGGTTATATTTCCGAAATGAACGGACTCATGCCACTGGGATCTTCCAAGGACTGA
- a CDS encoding YqiA/YcfP family alpha/beta fold hydrolase, producing MKNIFLNIHGFGSSGSNSKAAALAQVFPDYNIISPDLPPDPQESLAIIEDNVLENCDKPLVLQGSSMGGLYSLVMHMRHGVPALLINPALAPGDLIAAKVGEPYEFSNGDSIIVSEEHAERFFTVQREVEDGVMAGMVDGRQILALIGEQDELLDQNRMKDILRRAGAGIISYDTDHRFSIFEEVLGSDGRVRDFLVGAH from the coding sequence ATGAAAAACATTTTTCTCAACATCCACGGATTCGGTTCATCAGGAAGCAATTCCAAAGCAGCCGCACTCGCACAGGTCTTTCCGGACTATAATATCATCAGCCCGGACCTGCCTCCCGATCCTCAGGAGAGTCTTGCCATAATAGAAGATAACGTACTGGAGAATTGCGATAAACCGCTTGTGCTTCAGGGGTCGTCCATGGGCGGACTTTATTCGCTGGTCATGCATATGCGTCATGGCGTGCCTGCTCTGCTTATCAATCCTGCTCTTGCTCCCGGTGATCTTATTGCGGCAAAAGTAGGTGAACCATACGAGTTTTCAAACGGAGACAGCATTATTGTCAGCGAAGAACATGCCGAACGTTTTTTTACGGTCCAGAGGGAAGTTGAGGACGGAGTGATGGCCGGCATGGTCGACGGAAGGCAGATTCTGGCACTGATCGGCGAACAGGACGAATTGCTTGATCAGAACCGTATGAAGGATATTCTACGCAGGGCGGGGGCCGGGATAATAAGCTATGACACCGACCATCGGTTCAGCATTTTCGAAGAGGTGCTCGGCTCGGACGGCAGGGTGCGTGATTTTCTTGTCGGGGCACACTGA
- a CDS encoding DUF2325 domain-containing protein, with the protein MCAALIGGMDRLKREYISSASEKGVKLKVFTGKENKVSSMLGNADHVIIFTNQISHAAKKDIVKYTKAKRIPLHMFHSCGVSTLKNCLDNL; encoded by the coding sequence ATGTGTGCAGCCCTTATAGGTGGAATGGATAGATTGAAAAGGGAATATATAAGTTCAGCGAGTGAAAAGGGAGTGAAACTGAAGGTCTTTACCGGAAAGGAAAACAAGGTTTCATCCATGCTCGGTAATGCCGATCACGTCATTATTTTTACCAACCAGATTTCGCACGCTGCGAAGAAAGATATCGTCAAGTACACAAAGGCAAAGCGCATACCCCTGCATATGTTTCATTCCTGCGGCGTATCCACGTTGAAGAACTGCCTGGATAATCTGTGA
- a CDS encoding GAK system CofD-like protein, which yields MANNNNPRIVFFSGGTALNGLAAELAAINRECSYIITTFDSGGSSALLRDLFDMPAVGDVRNRLLALADKASPERENIVRLLSTRLPDSRAISVPMEELLRLSTGTHPLMAGISDVTREILADRFSLFLDLAGDRFNPSGASLGNIILAAGFMAHQRVMAPPIAQFARLIRAGGTVRAATVDNGHLAVRLQNGDILAGQHLFTGKEIEPIHSPIAGMWICSGVNDPWPQAVHASSLALMLIENADLIIYPMGSFYSSILAALSPRGMGAAVAANPCPKIFIPNLGHDPELLEHDLELQVERLVEIIRLDTGAFTEREKILSGILIDSNRGHYPGGTGAELLKKLPVKVIDRNLISDQSEELLDPGLLAAEIMSLAEDG from the coding sequence GTGGCGAACAATAACAATCCGCGGATAGTTTTTTTCAGCGGAGGCACGGCCCTGAATGGCCTTGCAGCAGAACTCGCCGCCATCAACAGGGAATGCTCCTACATAATCACCACGTTTGATTCCGGCGGAAGCTCCGCACTACTGCGTGATCTGTTTGATATGCCTGCCGTTGGTGATGTGCGCAACCGACTGCTGGCACTGGCGGACAAAGCAAGCCCGGAAAGGGAAAACATTGTGCGGCTGCTCTCAACCCGGCTGCCGGACTCCAGGGCCATTTCCGTTCCCATGGAAGAACTGCTCCGGCTGTCTACCGGGACTCACCCGCTCATGGCCGGAATATCCGATGTTACACGCGAGATACTGGCCGACCGCTTTTCACTCTTTCTGGATCTCGCGGGAGACCGGTTCAACCCCTCCGGAGCGAGCCTTGGAAACATCATTCTGGCAGCGGGATTCATGGCCCACCAAAGGGTGATGGCCCCGCCCATAGCCCAATTTGCAAGGCTCATCAGGGCAGGCGGAACAGTCCGCGCCGCAACAGTGGATAACGGACATCTGGCCGTCCGACTGCAAAACGGTGATATCCTGGCCGGACAGCACCTTTTCACCGGCAAGGAAATTGAACCTATCCACTCACCCATCGCCGGGATGTGGATATGCTCGGGGGTAAACGATCCCTGGCCGCAGGCCGTACATGCATCGTCGCTGGCCCTTATGCTGATTGAGAATGCGGACCTCATCATCTACCCGATGGGCAGCTTCTACTCCAGCATACTTGCAGCACTCTCGCCTAGGGGCATGGGAGCGGCCGTTGCTGCAAACCCCTGCCCTAAAATATTCATACCGAACCTCGGACACGACCCGGAGCTGCTGGAACATGACCTTGAACTGCAGGTGGAAAGACTTGTGGAAATAATAAGGCTGGACACCGGGGCTTTCACCGAACGGGAAAAAATCCTCAGCGGGATACTCATTGACTCCAATCGCGGGCACTATCCCGGTGGAACAGGCGCGGAACTGCTGAAAAAACTTCCCGTAAAAGTGATTGACCGCAATCTGATTTCGGACCAGTCTGAAGAGCTTCTTGACCCCGGACTGCTGGCGGCAGAAATCATGAGCCTGGCCGAGGACGGATAA
- a CDS encoding iron-sulfur cluster assembly scaffold protein, giving the protein MIELDNLLNDIQQQCDDAAHSMFGDATTRRWKNPSFARIMEDPDAVGEMHGVCGDMIRIYLKISSGVIREASFFTTGCGPSIVSGDIACELAVGRSVDEASEIDGEEILTALGGLPEDKTHCAHLASSSLQEALGNWLGRKSE; this is encoded by the coding sequence ATGATTGAATTAGACAACCTTTTGAACGATATCCAGCAACAATGTGATGACGCCGCCCACAGCATGTTCGGCGATGCCACGACCCGACGCTGGAAGAATCCGTCTTTTGCCCGGATTATGGAAGATCCTGATGCTGTCGGGGAAATGCACGGGGTATGCGGAGACATGATCAGGATTTATCTTAAGATCAGTTCCGGTGTAATCCGTGAAGCTTCCTTTTTTACCACCGGCTGCGGTCCCAGTATCGTGAGCGGAGATATCGCCTGTGAGCTTGCCGTGGGCAGGAGTGTGGATGAAGCCTCGGAAATAGACGGAGAAGAAATACTCACAGCTCTGGGCGGACTCCCGGAAGATAAAACTCATTGCGCCCATCTGGCCTCTTCCTCTCTGCAGGAAGCGTTGGGCAACTGGCTTGGCAGAAAGTCGGAATAG
- a CDS encoding LysR substrate-binding domain-containing protein: protein MNGGNNVSLIQFEYMELRQLRYFIAVAEELHFGRAARRVHIAQPPFSQQIKSLEEELGAKLLERNSRKVRLTSEGRYFYQQAISILDRTEEAASTVGRMAKGGYGNIKVGFTETAMDSMLPESVRSFSHRYPGVSMQFSQFGTSAQLELIRSGGLDVGFSSIYRHAMDGLSSVRLFAKNHVLAVPEDHIFTSRDSVSLAEMAGEHLIMFPRSGQPDLHDEIMKAFGKRGLSPVISQEVSGLSGASALVASGMGVTFLPENSRTVRKGIALVPLKEEFPGMDIYMVWNSEQYSNTSGVFMEWVADYFSVSKPFAEEIGI, encoded by the coding sequence TTGAATGGAGGAAACAATGTCAGCCTCATACAATTTGAATATATGGAACTAAGACAACTCAGATACTTTATAGCCGTTGCGGAAGAGCTTCACTTCGGCAGAGCCGCACGCAGGGTGCATATAGCGCAACCGCCCTTCTCGCAACAGATCAAATCCCTTGAAGAAGAACTGGGAGCAAAGCTGCTTGAACGCAACAGCCGCAAGGTCAGGCTTACCAGCGAGGGCAGATACTTCTATCAACAGGCTATCTCCATTCTTGATCGGACAGAAGAAGCCGCTTCCACCGTCGGGAGGATGGCCAAAGGCGGATACGGCAACATCAAGGTCGGCTTCACTGAAACAGCCATGGACAGCATGCTGCCGGAATCCGTGCGTTCCTTCAGTCACCGCTATCCCGGAGTTTCCATGCAGTTCAGCCAGTTCGGCACATCCGCCCAGCTTGAACTGATCAGATCCGGAGGACTTGATGTCGGTTTCTCCTCAATATACCGTCATGCAATGGACGGACTGTCTTCGGTAAGGCTTTTTGCCAAAAATCATGTTCTGGCTGTACCTGAAGACCATATATTTACCTCGCGTGATAGTGTATCCTTGGCCGAGATGGCCGGAGAACACCTGATCATGTTTCCGCGCAGCGGCCAGCCGGACCTGCACGATGAAATAATGAAGGCATTCGGAAAAAGAGGTCTGTCTCCGGTGATAAGTCAGGAAGTTTCAGGGCTGTCCGGGGCTTCGGCACTGGTTGCATCCGGAATGGGAGTGACCTTTCTTCCTGAAAACAGCCGGACGGTCCGCAAGGGAATAGCCCTTGTCCCCCTGAAGGAGGAATTTCCGGGTATGGACATCTACATGGTCTGGAACAGCGAACAGTACTCCAACACCTCAGGGGTGTTCATGGAATGGGTGGCGGATTACTTTTCCGTCTCGAAACCTTTTGCCGAAGAAATAGGCATTTAA
- a CDS encoding deoxyribonuclease IV, translated as MYLGAHMPITGGVDKAVERIMSIKGTALQIFTRNQRQWKAKPLEEEVITNFKTLRKQWGGYPVSVHDSYLINLASPKHESVEKSVRSFATELGRTESLGIEYLVTHPGSHLGTGKDEGIKRYVENLDRAIDLSGTTAVTILIENTAGQGTNLGSAFSELADIIEGSTHKERLGVCFDTCHAFAAGYDLRSPAGCEAVFAEFDRLVGIDKIRFFHLNDCKEALGANKDRHEHIGKGQIGLEGFRYIMTDSRFSGLPKVIETPKDDDPQFELDRMNLKLLRSLCE; from the coding sequence ATTTATCTCGGAGCCCACATGCCCATTACCGGCGGGGTGGACAAGGCGGTTGAAAGAATCATGAGCATCAAGGGAACCGCTCTGCAGATCTTCACCCGCAACCAGCGCCAGTGGAAGGCCAAGCCGCTGGAAGAAGAAGTAATTACGAATTTCAAGACACTGCGTAAACAATGGGGCGGCTACCCGGTTTCCGTTCACGATTCCTACCTGATCAATCTTGCATCTCCCAAGCATGAATCCGTTGAAAAATCAGTTAGATCATTTGCCACGGAACTGGGAAGGACGGAATCTCTGGGCATTGAGTATCTGGTTACCCACCCCGGGTCTCATCTTGGAACCGGAAAGGATGAAGGCATAAAAAGGTACGTTGAAAATCTGGACAGAGCCATAGACCTATCCGGAACTACAGCGGTCACAATACTGATTGAAAACACAGCCGGGCAGGGAACCAACCTCGGCAGCGCATTCAGCGAACTGGCGGACATTATCGAAGGATCAACCCACAAGGAACGGCTGGGAGTCTGCTTCGACACCTGCCACGCCTTTGCCGCCGGCTACGATCTTCGTTCCCCGGCAGGCTGCGAGGCCGTCTTTGCAGAATTCGACAGGCTTGTCGGGATCGATAAAATCCGCTTTTTCCACCTGAACGACTGCAAGGAGGCTCTCGGCGCCAACAAGGACCGCCACGAACACATCGGCAAGGGACAGATCGGTCTTGAGGGGTTTCGCTACATCATGACCGACAGCCGCTTTTCCGGCCTGCCGAAAGTGATCGAAACGCCCAAGGACGATGATCCTCAATTTGAGTTAGACCGCATGAACCTTAAGCTTCTCCGCTCCCTGTGTGAGTAA
- a CDS encoding ATP-binding protein, whose protein sequence is MTTESKKNVREKGITDNSRYKLFLISALILFTGLVGIALWSGYNSQLQLQNTAEKLFAGESAKRAMAVSFFFSGRKTELKKLAADKAIKELIVESDNSSPEKEISAELINKVCDDFARTLNESMVGNEQVFSRIGLLDQTGRLIIDTDSDCLLLRGYSGYEQFAAKNQPVFSCGESAGVLNMVTSVPVRVADGRSGSVVGWIRIESMHRSLENMTLSPSIGSDFLRIGDAVVAISTSSARESGNFLLMDALQDWQGMTVLEAEDQDHDYLAISSPVQGTSTSIISLVEEDRLFGSLSMRSHLLIAIFIFIAISLGCFLLIRTILRRQIFETKAHEASLRETEINAQKEKLEEEIQNRRLADALRKRAEIRYREIFDNAPVGIFQTTLEGRYITANAALAHILGYENQQDLIKAVNDVRTEVYTNPEDWYGGISFLKASGQVSAFEVECKRKDGTSVWTSRDFRMVSGAPGFPAYLEGFVVDITGRRLAEAESEKNQKRLRSLFDNSPVALWELDLSQVKTFFDSHSDGTPEDIRGKILPDMGRVVECVELIKVIDSNNLAIQILTSRDGKVNIDNGFAPYVTEQGWRFFRTVFLDFASGLTKHRSEIQLVRDDGKTQFLIINCNIVPGHEDSWGMVLSTVEDISELKRVENELRISREQAQKANEAKGHFLANMSHEFRTPMNAIKGMVQLLQHSELTPEQQDNLRLIKSSVDSLLIIVNDILDFSKLDSVHMELSEEDLDLPAFLKEMRDIMDIGATNKKIELLLETADIPQCVRMDSLRLRQILTNLLGNAIKFTDTGRVMLRCAGSGKTDSSGKVEIRFEVADTGIGLPESEVESLFKSFVQADPSISRKYGGTGLGLAICSRLVKLMGGELTARNNEEGGASFSFVLQLRECSPALEAADENTPVEEAPAQDISGVKVLVAEDSRMNQILLRKIFEKNGITDYLIVENGKDCVDAFTASDDFDIIFMDIQMPVMDGFEAASAIRKLHYPVRIVALSANAGKEFREKCMESGMDARIVKPFNVEDLLAELALAAKNKA, encoded by the coding sequence TTGACAACTGAATCCAAAAAGAATGTCCGGGAAAAAGGCATAACCGACAATTCAAGGTACAAACTTTTTCTTATCAGCGCCCTGATCCTGTTTACAGGGCTGGTTGGTATTGCACTGTGGTCCGGCTACAACTCCCAGTTGCAGCTGCAGAACACGGCAGAAAAACTTTTTGCCGGAGAATCAGCCAAGCGGGCCATGGCGGTGAGTTTTTTCTTCTCCGGCAGAAAGACCGAACTAAAAAAACTCGCAGCAGACAAGGCGATAAAAGAACTGATCGTTGAAAGTGACAACAGCTCCCCGGAAAAGGAAATCTCCGCTGAACTTATAAACAAGGTTTGTGACGATTTTGCCAGAACTCTGAATGAGTCCATGGTTGGAAATGAGCAGGTGTTTTCCCGCATAGGCCTTCTTGATCAGACCGGAAGGTTGATTATAGATACCGACAGCGACTGCCTGCTCTTAAGGGGCTACAGCGGCTATGAACAGTTCGCGGCAAAGAATCAGCCGGTATTTTCATGCGGCGAATCGGCCGGAGTGCTGAATATGGTCACAAGTGTCCCGGTCAGAGTTGCAGACGGAAGATCCGGTTCCGTTGTCGGCTGGATACGCATCGAAAGCATGCACCGCAGTCTTGAAAACATGACCCTGTCCCCTTCGATCGGCAGCGATTTCCTGCGCATAGGCGATGCTGTTGTAGCCATATCCACTTCCTCGGCCCGCGAGAGCGGAAATTTCCTGCTCATGGACGCTCTGCAGGATTGGCAGGGAATGACGGTTCTTGAAGCCGAGGATCAGGACCACGACTATCTTGCAATTTCTTCTCCTGTTCAGGGAACATCCACGAGTATAATCTCACTGGTAGAGGAAGATCGCCTCTTCGGTTCCCTGAGCATGCGCTCGCACCTTCTCATAGCAATCTTCATTTTCATAGCCATTTCCCTTGGATGCTTCCTTCTTATCCGCACCATATTGAGACGCCAGATTTTCGAAACAAAAGCGCATGAAGCGAGCCTGCGCGAAACTGAAATAAATGCACAGAAAGAAAAGCTTGAGGAGGAAATACAAAACCGCAGGCTGGCTGATGCACTGCGCAAACGGGCTGAAATACGCTACCGGGAAATTTTTGATAACGCGCCGGTGGGAATATTTCAGACAACGTTGGAAGGCAGGTACATAACGGCCAACGCCGCTCTGGCCCACATCCTGGGATACGAAAATCAGCAGGACCTCATAAAAGCGGTAAACGACGTACGAACCGAGGTGTATACCAACCCGGAAGACTGGTACGGGGGGATTTCATTTCTCAAGGCTTCCGGGCAGGTATCTGCGTTCGAAGTGGAATGCAAACGTAAGGACGGCACAAGCGTATGGACTTCCCGCGACTTCAGGATGGTCAGCGGAGCTCCGGGTTTCCCCGCCTATCTGGAAGGATTTGTGGTCGACATAACAGGCCGCAGGCTGGCGGAGGCTGAAAGCGAAAAAAACCAGAAAAGACTGCGTTCTCTTTTTGATAACTCCCCGGTTGCACTGTGGGAACTTGATCTCTCGCAGGTCAAAACTTTTTTCGATTCCCACAGCGACGGAACACCTGAAGACATCAGGGGAAAAATACTGCCTGATATGGGCAGGGTGGTTGAATGCGTAGAACTGATCAAAGTAATCGATTCCAACAACCTCGCCATACAGATTCTGACTTCCCGCGACGGAAAGGTAAACATTGATAACGGATTTGCCCCCTACGTTACCGAACAGGGCTGGCGCTTCTTCAGAACAGTATTTCTTGATTTCGCTTCCGGCCTGACCAAGCACAGGAGTGAAATACAGCTTGTCCGGGATGACGGCAAAACGCAATTCCTGATCATAAACTGCAATATCGTCCCCGGCCACGAAGACTCCTGGGGGATGGTCCTCTCCACAGTAGAAGACATATCCGAACTCAAACGAGTGGAAAACGAGCTGCGCATCAGCCGCGAACAGGCCCAGAAAGCCAATGAGGCAAAAGGACATTTTCTGGCCAACATGAGTCACGAGTTCAGAACACCGATGAACGCCATCAAAGGAATGGTGCAGCTGCTCCAACACTCTGAGCTCACTCCGGAACAGCAGGACAACCTGCGCCTGATCAAATCCTCCGTGGACAGTCTGCTGATTATCGTCAATGACATACTGGATTTTTCCAAGCTTGATTCCGTACACATGGAACTGAGCGAGGAGGATCTGGATCTCCCGGCCTTCCTCAAAGAAATGCGCGATATCATGGACATCGGAGCCACCAACAAAAAGATTGAACTTCTGCTCGAAACTGCCGATATACCGCAATGTGTCAGGATGGACAGCCTAAGACTAAGGCAGATACTTACGAACCTTCTGGGTAACGCCATCAAATTTACCGATACCGGCAGGGTGATGCTCAGGTGCGCCGGAAGCGGCAAAACAGATTCTTCAGGGAAGGTTGAAATCCGGTTCGAGGTGGCAGATACGGGAATCGGCCTGCCCGAGTCCGAAGTTGAATCGCTCTTCAAATCGTTCGTACAGGCGGACCCGTCAATAAGCCGCAAATACGGCGGAACCGGGCTTGGACTCGCAATATGCAGTCGGCTTGTAAAACTCATGGGCGGGGAGCTTACCGCCCGGAACAATGAGGAAGGAGGAGCTTCCTTCTCCTTTGTTCTGCAACTGCGTGAATGCTCGCCTGCACTTGAAGCAGCGGATGAAAACACTCCGGTTGAAGAAGCCCCGGCACAGGATATTTCAGGTGTAAAGGTTCTGGTGGCCGAGGACAGCAGGATGAATCAGATACTGCTACGCAAGATTTTCGAAAAAAACGGGATAACCGATTATCTGATTGTTGAAAACGGGAAGGACTGTGTGGATGCCTTCACCGCTTCGGATGACTTCGACATCATTTTCATGGATATCCAGATGCCGGTCATGGACGGTTTCGAGGCCGCATCCGCAATACGCAAGCTCCATTATCCGGTACGGATTGTGGCACTTTCCGCCAATGCGGGCAAAGAGTTCAGAGAAAAGTGCATGGAAAGCGGAATGGACGCCCGCATTGTAAAACCCTTCAACGTGGAAGATCTGCTCGCAGAACTGGCCCTGGCGGCAAAAAACAAGGCTTGA